A region from the Triticum urartu cultivar G1812 chromosome 1, Tu2.1, whole genome shotgun sequence genome encodes:
- the LOC125512642 gene encoding very-long-chain aldehyde decarbonylase GL1-10: MLPWATAAEAEAALGRAMTAAEALWFRWTAEASDYYLYCLNILFLLVVFTLAPLPVALLELRAPRAVGPYKLQPRVRLSRAEFIKCYGDVMRIFFLVIGPLQLVSYPAVKMVGIHTGLPLPSLGEMAAQLLVYFLVEDYLNYWIHRLLHGEWGYEKIHRIHHEYTAPIGFAAPYAHWAEVLILGIPSFAGPAIAPGHMITFWLWIILRQMEAIDTHSGFDFPFSLTKYIPFYGGAEYHDYHHYVGGQSQSNFASVFTYCDYLYGTDRGYRFHKAYLAKLKDLAPSDGKKEGADGFAYAKLD, translated from the exons ATGCTCCCGTgggcgacggcggcggaggccgaggcggcgctggggcgcGCCATGACGGCCGCGGAGGCGCTCTGGTTCCGGTGGACCGCGGAGGCGTCCGACTACTACCTCTACTGCCTCaacatcctcttcctcctcgtcgtcttcaCGCTCGCGCCGCTCCCCGTCGCGCTCCTCGAGCTCCGCGCGCCGCGGGCCGTCGGGCCGTACAAGCTGCAGCCCCGGGTGCGGCTCTCGCGGGCCGAGTTCATCAAGTGCTACGGCGACGTCATGCGCATCTTCTTCCTCGTCATCGGCCCGCTCCAGCTCGTCTCCTACCCCGCCGTCAAG ATGGTGGGAATCCACACCGGACTGCCTCTGCCGTCTCTGGGGGAGATGGCGGCACAGCTGCTGGTCTACTTCCTGGTTGAGGACTACCTCAACTACTGGATCCACCGGCTGCTGCACGGTGAGTGGGGCTATGAGAAGATCCACCGGATCCACCATGAGTACACCGCGCCCATTGGCTTTGCCGCGCCATACGCACATTGGGCAGAGGTGCTCATACTTGGCATCCCCTCCTTCGCTGGGCCGGCCATTGCACCAGGCCACATGATAACATTCTGGCTCTGGATTATACTTCGTCAGATGGAAGCCATTGATACACACAGCGG TTTTGATTTCCCATTCAGCCTGACAAAGTATATTCCATTCTATGGAGGAGCAGAATACCATGATTATCATCACTACGTTGGAGGCCAAAGCCAGAGCAATTTTGCTTCCGTTTTCACGTACTGTGATTACCTATATGGGACCGACAGA GGTTACAGATTCCACAAGGCTTACTTAGCAAAG TTGAAGGATCTGGCGCCAAGCGACGGCAAGAAAGAAGGTGCTGACGGATTCGCTTATGCAAAGTTGGATTAG